From a single Polyangiaceae bacterium genomic region:
- a CDS encoding aromatic ring-hydroxylating dioxygenase subunit alpha: MKRELELELIRRALDNISNKTSDSAGEPFGVPVERYLSETVLAAERRLLRQRPVVVAFASQVAEPGSVVVHDHAGVPVLVTRTKDGELHAFFNACRHRGTKIALEGCSAADKLVCPYHGWSYDLSGRLRGVPHRGEFSGVDLAAKNLVELPVWTHAGLVLTRMTAGPSEDLALGALPQDLESFGFGDHVLFGASVRERPLNWKLMLDGSWETYHFRTTHDKTIAPFFFDNTGVFDWDAPNLRMVLPKRSILELRDAGTRSWHIRPHANLIYSLFPNTIVLVQPDHAMVLTLWPTAVDRTVIAAGMLVPEAPSSDKAVEHWHKNEQIFWDAIEEDLDMGARIQATLASGANPELLCGRSEHLIGKYRAELDRALFVA; encoded by the coding sequence ATGAAACGTGAGCTCGAGCTCGAGCTGATCCGGCGAGCCCTCGACAACATCTCGAACAAGACCAGCGACAGCGCGGGGGAGCCCTTCGGCGTGCCCGTGGAACGCTATCTGTCGGAGACGGTGCTCGCCGCCGAACGGCGGCTCTTGCGTCAACGCCCGGTGGTGGTCGCCTTTGCTTCGCAGGTGGCCGAGCCCGGCAGCGTGGTGGTGCACGACCACGCGGGCGTGCCCGTCCTCGTGACGCGAACCAAAGACGGCGAGCTGCACGCGTTCTTCAATGCTTGCCGCCATCGCGGCACCAAGATCGCGCTGGAAGGCTGCAGCGCGGCGGACAAGCTCGTGTGCCCGTATCACGGCTGGAGCTACGATCTTTCCGGACGCCTGCGCGGCGTGCCTCACCGCGGCGAGTTCTCCGGCGTGGATCTGGCTGCCAAGAACCTGGTTGAGCTTCCGGTGTGGACCCACGCGGGGCTCGTGCTCACGCGCATGACCGCCGGCCCCAGCGAAGACCTGGCCCTCGGCGCCCTACCGCAAGATCTCGAGAGCTTCGGCTTCGGCGATCACGTGCTGTTCGGAGCCAGCGTGCGAGAGCGGCCGCTGAACTGGAAGCTGATGCTCGACGGTTCCTGGGAGACGTATCACTTCCGCACGACCCACGACAAAACCATCGCGCCGTTCTTCTTCGACAACACCGGCGTGTTCGACTGGGACGCCCCCAACCTGCGCATGGTGCTGCCCAAGCGCAGCATCTTGGAGCTGCGCGACGCGGGCACCCGGAGCTGGCACATCCGGCCCCACGCCAACCTGATCTACAGCTTGTTCCCCAACACCATCGTGTTGGTGCAGCCGGATCACGCCATGGTGCTCACGCTGTGGCCCACCGCCGTGGATCGCACCGTCATCGCGGCGGGCATGTTGGTTCCGGAAGCGCCGAGCTCCGACAAGGCCGTCGAGCACTGGCACAAGAACGAGCAGATCTTCTGGGACGCCATCGAAGAAGACCTGGACATGGGCGCCCGCATCCAGGCCACGCTGGCCAGCGGCGCGAACCCCGAGCTCTTGTGCGGCCGCTCCGAGCACTTGATTGGCAAGTACCGGGCGGAGCTGGACCGCGCGCTGTTCGTGGCGTGA